The region AGAATACACCGGATCGCAAATTATTTATAATGAACAACTTAATAAACGAACAGCTCCTTTTAAAGGAACTATCTGAGCTTACACCAAATTCCTTAAAAGCTGCAAAACAAGAGTCTTCCAATGGATGATCTAAAAGACCAGATGCAAGACAACTTCTTGAAGTATGCGTCCTACGTGATTTTAGATAGGGCCATACCCAATGTTGTTGATGGCTTAAAACCCGTACAGCGCCGCATTTTACACACGCTCTATGGCATGGATGATGGTAAATTGCACAAAGTTGCAAATGTTGCAGGCCAAACTATGGCTTATCACCCCCACGGAGATGCTCCTATTACAGAAGCCCTTGTCAACCTTGCAAATAAAGGCTTTTTATTAGACAGACAAGGAAATTTTGGTAACCTGTTTACAGGTGATCCAGCAGCAGCTTCTAGATACATTGAGACAAGACTCTCCCTTCTTGCGAAAGAGACACTTTTTAATAAAGATCTAACAGAGACGCTACCCTCTTATGATGGCAGACATCAAGAACCTGTAGCCTTCCCTGCAAAGATCCCTGTCCTGTTGATGCAAGGAGCTGAGGGTATTGCTGTTGGAATGGCAACACGCATTTTACCTCATAACTTTTCAGAATTGTTACAAGCAGAAATTGACCACCTAGAAGGCAAAGAATTTACGCTTCTTCCCGACTTTCCAACAGGCGGTATCATGGATGCATCCTCTTACGATAGAGGGCTTGGAAAAATTAAATTGAGAGCCCGCCTCCATTGTCCTGATGAAAAAACTATTGTCATCAAAGAGGTTTGCTACGGTACGACGACAGAATCTCTCATTCAATCCATCGATGAGTCTGCTAAAAAGGGCAAAATTAAGATCGACTCTATCTATGACTTTACAGCAGAAAATGTAGAGATAGAAATTAAGCTTCCAAGAGGACAATACGCACATCAAGTCATCGATGCACTTTACGCCTTCACAGAATGCGAAGTTTCTCTAAGCTCTCAAGTTCTTGTCATCAAAGACAACTTTCCTTGGCAAACAGATGTTCATGAGATTTTAAAGCTCCACGTGGAACTCTTACAAGAGTATCTAAAGCGCGAACTAGAATTTGAAAAAGCACGCCTTCTAGAAAAAATCTTCCATAAAAGCTTAGAGCGCATCTTTATCGAAAATAGAATCTATAAACGCATCGAAGAGATTGCAAACTATCAAGAGATCCATGCAACCATTGCCTCTCACTTACTCCCTTTCCACGAAGAACTCTCTCGCATACCTTCCCACGATGACAGGGAAAAGCTTTTGAATATTCCCATCAGACGCATTTCACGCTTTGATTTGAATCAAAATAAAGAAGAAATTGAGCGCTTTGAAAAAGAACTTGCCAAGGTTGAAAAAGATTTAAAACAAATTAAGCGAGTAACCATTTCCTACCTCAAAGGCCTTCTTACTAAATATGGCAAAGATTTTGAGAGAAAAACAGAAGTACAAACTCTTGAAGAGGTAGATAAGAAAGCAATTGCTAGCAAGAAGCTTAAAATTTTTATCGATCCAGAAACTGGTTTTGCGGGAACAAAAGTACAAGGCGGGCTATCTTTTGAATGCACCAATTTTGATAAACTCTTATTTATTTTTAAAGATGGCAGCTACGTTGTCATCAATATACCAGAAAAGCACTACCTCTATCATAACAACTCAGAGCTTGTCTTTGCAGGTGTTGCCGATAAAAAGACTGTTTTTACTGCTCTCTATCTAGATCCAAAAACTAAATACTTATATGGCAAGCGCTTTATCATTGAAAAATTCATACTAGACAAAGTCTACAGATTCATCGATGAAGATACTCTCTTTAAGGGCATCACTCAGGCAAATAACGCTAATCTCAAAATCAATTTCAAGCCAAAAGCAAACCAGAAAGTGCACCTCTTAAACTTTAAGATAGAAGATATTCTTGTTAAGGGGGTTTCTGCAAAAGGCATCCGTATTTCTGACAAAGAAATCAAAACCTTTTCTTTGGATACACCCATTAACCTGGAGTGCTTATAAATTCATGGGCCAATTTGAATTTAGCTCGCTAAGTTCATCCTGAACATACTCATACTCGTCTAAACTACACCCTCTTGCAGCCGCTTGAGAATAAAGCAGATCCGCTTTTTCTCTATCTTGCTCTACACCCACACCCCAATAATAGCAAAAACCAAGCAAATATTGGCTAACAGGATTAATATGTTCAGAATTGTTAAAACAATTAAAAGCACCTTCAGAATAAATTTCAGCTAGTTTTTTATCAATGCCACATCTGTTTCTATATAGACTATAGTATAAATCTATTTTTCCTTTTTCAAATGCGGCCAGATAGCATCCTCCCTCTACCGCTTTTTCAAAATAAGAATAATATTCCGAGCTAGAAACTTGCTTTTTACAAACCAACATTCCCATGCAATAATTAGCGTAAGCATACTTGTTAGCCATTGCTTTTTCATAATGCTCTATCCCTATCTTTTCATCCTTTTTTACGCCCAGGCCTTGTATATAACAGGTTCCAAGCATGCATATAGCAGGCGCATATCCCTGATCTGCTGCAGGCCGTAATCTCTCTACAGCCCTGACGGGGTCTTTAAAAGTATGTATCCCCTTTTGAAAGGAATAGGCAAGCAATGTTTGTAAAAATGATTTCTCTAATTTCTCTTCAGGCGTAATCGCTGAAGAATCAACTTTCATTCGAATATTTTCTTGTGAAAGAACTATTTTGATAAATTCTTTTACTAAACCATCAGAACTACAGGTAATTAAATACCACTGATCTGTAGTGAGTGGAAGGATGTCATCTTTTAGACTGCCTCTGGTAGTATATAAAGAGAGGATCGTATTAGTAAATAAATCAGCATTATAAGAAAAAATAAACTTTAATTCTTCCTTTATGTTATTTGCAAGTCCACCTAAACCAAACTCTTTTGCAAGCGCCAGTAATTCACAATACTGATCAATCGTTGCATGTACAATCATTTCTTTTGAATGGTACAAAGAAAGGTTAATCCAAGATTTTGAATCAATTAGTAAGGGCTCAAGTTCATTTTTCCGATCCACTCTAGTATTATGTAAAGCATGTAATGTACGAATAAGCACGTTCATATTATTAGAGCAAATAAGTTTTAAATGCTCTGTAACCTGAGTTTTTAGCTCATCCATATTGAATCTATCTGCAAGCTCTAATAAAGCAAAATGTTGGTCGATAGTCATTAATGATTCATCAAGCCTACCACAACAATAGTCAAAAAAAGGTTTTGCATCCTCAACTGAATAGGGAAATTGCATAGGTTCTTTGCGATCTGTGTTCAAATAATTTTCAAATAATGATCCTGGAGGCAATTTTGCTAAAATACTAGGATGAATTTCTAGCTCTTCTCCATTTTTACAACATACTTTTATATTTTCACCCTCTAAAACAGACTCTCTTTCAACTGAGGATGGCAACAAACTCTCTATAGCAAAAGTTTTGCATCTTACTATTTCAATACGTTTCATGATAGCATCCCATTCACCACTTACTTTGTAATGAGAATGAAAGTGCCGGTTAAGTTTTTCTATTGCAGGAAGCTTGTCAGGAGAATCTTCAAGTTGAGTCAGTTTATCGATAAGAAAGTCTGAAACGGTAGTAAGACGCGCTCCATCATTTTTACCAAATAGTCGTTCTATCAGCCAACGAATTCCTCTGGGCTTAGGTGCAAAAGCGGGATAATATTCTCCGTTTAAATTTTTCTTAAGTTCAACACGTTCACTCTTAAAATCAAACTTATCTTGAGCAACTTTAGCAAGAAAATCGTTAAGTTCAGCAGTCATTATGCACCTAAAAATATATATACTTTCATCAAGTCATACCATAAAACTCTATAATTACAAATAATTTTAATAGCTCATCTCATTCAATAAAGACATCCTTATTATTAAAATAATTATTTTATCTTAAGAAATTATGGATTTATGATAGGATAAAACTAAAAGGAGTAAATATCATGAGCGGTACTTCAAGCGTTGACAACTCACCTAATCTTGATCCTAATTTTAACCAACCCAAAGGCCCAACAGGTAGCCCCTCTCAAGCCTTTACACCGAAATCTTCCAAAGATACATCTACAAAACAATCACCTCTAGATCTTGCAAAAAGCCAAGCTGCAAAGAAAGGTGCCGATAAGGCTGATCCTACACTTGCAACTAAAGCAGGGCGAGAGGCTATTGTTAAAACTATCGAGCAGGGTGTAGTCTCTAATATGGTAAATCAAAACTTCGATACCATGCAAAAAGTGCAACAAAATGCCAAAAAGCAAGCAAGTCAAAATAGCTAGAATTTAATCCCTCCCATGCAGCAAGAAGAGAGCGAAACGATTACGGTATCAGAAGATGAAGTAGGCATGCGTGTCGATAAATTCTTAGCCTTGCGCTACCCAGAACAATCACGAACATACTTTCAATACCTCATAGAAGAAAAACTTGTTCTCATTAATGGCGAGCCAATAAAAAAACGAGAGAAGTTAAAACTTGATGATGAAATAGAGGTGGAGTTTGCACTCACACCTGAGCTATCTCTAGAACCAGAAAATATCCCCTTAGACATTGTATATGAAGATGAATACATCATTGTCATTAATAAGCCAGTAGGCCTTGTTGTGCATCCAGCTCCTGGAAATTGGTCTCATACCTTTGTCAACGCCCTTCTCTATCATTGTAAACACCTAAAAGATGTAGGAGAACCTCTCCGCCCTGGCATTGTACATAGGCTGGATAAAGAAACATCAGGGCTTCTAGTTGCAGCAAAAACAAAAGAGGCACATCAAAAGCTAGTTGCTCTATTTGCCTCTAGATCCATTTACAAAGAATACTTAGCTATCTGCATTGGCATACCAGAAGAATGTGTCATTACAACACATATTGCAAGGCACCCTATCCACAGAAAAAAAATGTGTAATGCACAAACTGGAGGCAAGCTTGCCATTACAAGATGCTATCCTATTGCAAAGCTCAACTGCTTTTCTTTAGTGCAATGCATACTAGAAAGTGGTCGTACACACCAAATACGCCTGCATATGCAGGCTAAGCATGCCCCTATTTTAGGAGATAGCTTATATGGCAATGAAGGGCTAAATAAAAAACATTCTACAACAAGACAATTGTTACATGCCTATCGCTTGGGCTTAAAACATCCCATTACAGAGAAACCCCTACTCTTCGAAGCACCGATCCCAAAAGATATGCTTACCATCATACAAAAAACCATGCCCTGTCCCCATATACCAATAAGATCTCATACTCCTTCTCATTCAGCGTGTTAAGATACATTTTCCTTATCTATAAATAAATCTATCACTTACTCGCAGAAAAAAAATTATAGCTGAATATCTCTTGGCTATTGTATGGTCGAACTTGCGAACGATTCAAGTTATAACCCACCTAATTTTGAGGTCTGACCATGAAAGATTTTGTTGCCTATATTATTAAGAACCTAGTTGACCACCCAGATAAAGTTAAGATCAATGAAATTGGGGGTACGCATACTCTCATCATTGAGCTTTCTGTTGAAAAATCTGATATTGGAAAAATCATTGGTAAAAAAGGAAAAACGATCAATGCAATCCGCACACTACTTATGTCCGTTGCTAGTCGAAATGGCCTTCGTGTAAACCTTGAAATTATTGAAGAGCCAGGAACAGAAGGCCACTTCGAGGCTCATCATCACGAATAATATAAGAAATTGATTTTTGAACTTGTTTGTGTATATTAAGATTGGACTGAGTAGGACTCGAACCTACGACCACCCGCTTAGAAGGCGGGTGCTCTATCCACTGAGCTATCAGTCCAAGAGCGCTTATTCTATCCTCCTAGCCTCTTATTTTACAAGAGAGAATTAAAGAGAGCAATTCCTGAAAGCAATTTAAAAAAACATTGCAATATTGATTTCTAAAAAAAATAGCCGTTAACGATAAGAAAGCTCCTTGAATCCAAATACAAGGGGCATTATACAAGGAGCTTTCGCCCTAGGTATACATAAACAATTCTTGAGCTTGTTTGTGTATATATCCAGAACATGATTTGTAGGCTGAAGATCTTAAATTTCTATGCCGTTTCTTTTCCTTGTTTCTTTTCCTGCTTCTTGGCTTTGCGCTCTTTTGGAGTAAGTGCAGGCTTCTTCTTCTCTTCTTTACGATGCTTTGTTACTTCTTTAGTCATATATAACCTCCTGTGAACATTTCGAAGCTACTTGTTAATAACTCCAACGATAAAAGATATTATGCAGTATTCGATTTTTCTAAAAACACTTTTTAGATTTTTTCTCATTCGAGCCTTCTAGAACGAAAATTCCTCTCTAATAGACTCCTGTTTTTTGAGGCTTTAGACCTCGGGTTTATATTGGAGATCGTAAAGATACTCCGTTTTTGGAGTAAGCCTTTTTTTGGCTTCATTTTTACGCTCCTTGGTTAAGGGCGCGCGATTACATTATGTCTAATGTTTTTTATTTACAAAGTACATAGGATCTGATACAAGCTGTTGCTTTAAACTACCCGTATTGGTAGGGCTTTCTTAAGCAACTTGTTTTGGAGTATATATCGTGAAAAAGTTATGTCTTCTCTTCCTATCTACTAGCTTAGCATTTTCTTTCTCTCATCTCTACGCATCTGCATCCACTACATCTGTAATCACAATGTCTGTGGCCCCCATCAATGAGCTTGCTATTTCAGGAGCCTCTACAACGCTTGCAATCACTAGCGCAACGGCAGGCACAGCTCCTGTTGATGCCGAGTCTAAAGGCCTAACCTATGCAATTACAACGAACCAAACTAACAAAAAAATCACAGGCTCTCTTGATTCTAACATGCCTTCTGGAACAACACTTCAATTAGTCCTAAATGCTCCAAGTGGAGCTACAAGCTCTGGCTCCCAAGCCCTTTCAACAACAGACATCTCTCTTGTAACGGGCATATCACACCTTGCGCAAGCAGGTCTTGGTATGACTCTAAACTTTGGCGCAACACCTGCAGCCGGAGTTATCTCTTCTTTTAACCGCACTGTTACTTTGACTCTTTTGGATGGTCCTTAGTACTTACGCTCAATAGAATTAAATTAAAAATTTAATTTACAATCATTTCCGATTTGTGATAAGAATAATTTTATACGCGCATTGGACTTCTTGCATAATTTAGGAAAGATTGTAATGAAAAATAAATTGTCTCTTACTTTGAGCACACTCTTATTTCTTACCTCTAACATCTATTCTTCAACTTCTACTACATCCGTAATCACAATGTCTGTAGCCCCCATCAATGAGCTCTCTATTTCAGGCTCCTCTGCATCACTTACAATTAACAGCGCAACAGCAGGAGCATCTCCAAACTCAACTGGCTCTACAGGTTTTACTTACGCTATTACTACAAACCAGGCCAACAAAAAAATTACAGGCTCAATTGACTCCAATATGCCATCTGGAACAACACTTAACATCATTCTCAATGCACCACATGGCGCTACAAGTGCAGGCGTTCAAGCTCTTTCTACAACAGCTACAACATTAGTTACTGGGATTTCAAAACTTGCACAAAGTGGACTTGCCATGACTCTTGGCTTTGCAACACAACCCTCTGCTGGAGTCATCAATTCTTTCAATCGTACAATCACTTTGACACTACTGGATGGCCCTTAAATTATACGACAGCGCACCCTCGTCAATGAATTGGATCTTTCTTGATTTTTGTATTGCCTCAAACGAACAAGATTTCTTTTCTCCGGGGCGTATGTCGATGATACATTCTCTTGCTTTTAATGAAACACCCTCTGGAAGTTCACATGAATGAATAATAACTTCCCATTGTCCTGGCCTTAAATGCTTAAAGACAAAAAGGCCTTGCTCGTTTGTTACCATCTGCATCTTCTCTTTTATTCTTATAGAACGAAGTACTATAAACGCCCTATGTACACCTTTTAATGCACCACTTTCACGGTCTATATAACAAACTCTACCAGAAATTTCGGCCTCTTTAACCATTTGAATATTACAATTAGTTACCCTACCCTCTTGTACAGCAATTACCATGGGAAGTGGCTGTAAAGAAACAAAACCATCTAATTGCGCCTCCAAATTCAAGTAATAGTATCCAGCACCTAGATGAGAAAAACAAAAAGTCCCCCTTGAATCTGTTAAAGAGCGCTCTTGATTACACATTACACTTTTTCTAGCAATAGGAAAGCTGCCAGCTGAAACAATACCTTGAACTGTTCCTCCACTTTTCTTGCGTCCAATAGGAATATTTAAGGGAACTGTATAAGTAAGCAACATTTCTACTTCCGTAGATTGTTTTGTAGGAAATGCGACATGCCCAAAAGATGAATGAAAATAACGAGTAAAATCTTCTCTATTCCAAAATCCTTTTAATTTAAGTGCATGCTCGTTTGGAAAAACGTATTTTACTTCGCCGCTTGCAAAATTTCTCTTAAAATCTTTGGTACGCCATGTATGCTCATAAAAGAGATTATAAAACCAATTCTTATAACCACAG is a window of Chlamydiales bacterium DNA encoding:
- a CDS encoding DNA topoisomerase IV subunit A, with product MDDLKDQMQDNFLKYASYVILDRAIPNVVDGLKPVQRRILHTLYGMDDGKLHKVANVAGQTMAYHPHGDAPITEALVNLANKGFLLDRQGNFGNLFTGDPAAASRYIETRLSLLAKETLFNKDLTETLPSYDGRHQEPVAFPAKIPVLLMQGAEGIAVGMATRILPHNFSELLQAEIDHLEGKEFTLLPDFPTGGIMDASSYDRGLGKIKLRARLHCPDEKTIVIKEVCYGTTTESLIQSIDESAKKGKIKIDSIYDFTAENVEIEIKLPRGQYAHQVIDALYAFTECEVSLSSQVLVIKDNFPWQTDVHEILKLHVELLQEYLKRELEFEKARLLEKIFHKSLERIFIENRIYKRIEEIANYQEIHATIASHLLPFHEELSRIPSHDDREKLLNIPIRRISRFDLNQNKEEIERFEKELAKVEKDLKQIKRVTISYLKGLLTKYGKDFERKTEVQTLEEVDKKAIASKKLKIFIDPETGFAGTKVQGGLSFECTNFDKLLFIFKDGSYVVINIPEKHYLYHNNSELVFAGVADKKTVFTALYLDPKTKYLYGKRFIIEKFILDKVYRFIDEDTLFKGITQANNANLKINFKPKANQKVHLLNFKIEDILVKGVSAKGIRISDKEIKTFSLDTPINLECL
- a CDS encoding KH domain-containing protein yields the protein MKDFVAYIIKNLVDHPDKVKINEIGGTHTLIIELSVEKSDIGKIIGKKGKTINAIRTLLMSVASRNGLRVNLEIIEEPGTEGHFEAHHHE
- a CDS encoding RluA family pseudouridine synthase, with protein sequence MQQEESETITVSEDEVGMRVDKFLALRYPEQSRTYFQYLIEEKLVLINGEPIKKREKLKLDDEIEVEFALTPELSLEPENIPLDIVYEDEYIIVINKPVGLVVHPAPGNWSHTFVNALLYHCKHLKDVGEPLRPGIVHRLDKETSGLLVAAKTKEAHQKLVALFASRSIYKEYLAICIGIPEECVITTHIARHPIHRKKMCNAQTGGKLAITRCYPIAKLNCFSLVQCILESGRTHQIRLHMQAKHAPILGDSLYGNEGLNKKHSTTRQLLHAYRLGLKHPITEKPLLFEAPIPKDMLTIIQKTMPCPHIPIRSHTPSHSAC